In one Bradyrhizobium sp. 4 genomic region, the following are encoded:
- a CDS encoding TPM domain-containing protein, whose translation MSIRRITRHLLQHHWRAKQVFPKDVLDRIEQAIKRGEAMHSGQVRFVVEGALDGGPLFRNQPARERALDVFSQLRIWDTAHNNGVLIYLLLADRDVEIIADRGIDAKVGAEGWESICRAMEAEFRSGQFERGVIGGIEAVSQELAKHFPASGPHANELPDAPVVM comes from the coding sequence ATGAGCATCAGGCGCATCACCCGGCATCTGCTCCAGCATCATTGGCGTGCCAAGCAGGTGTTTCCGAAAGACGTGCTCGACCGCATCGAGCAGGCGATCAAGCGTGGCGAAGCCATGCATTCCGGCCAGGTGCGGTTCGTGGTCGAAGGCGCGCTCGATGGCGGTCCGCTGTTTCGCAACCAGCCGGCGCGCGAGCGGGCGCTCGACGTCTTCTCGCAGCTGCGCATCTGGGACACCGCACACAACAATGGCGTCCTGATCTATCTCCTGCTCGCCGACCGCGATGTCGAGATCATCGCCGATCGCGGTATCGATGCGAAAGTTGGCGCCGAGGGCTGGGAGAGCATCTGCCGCGCGATGGAGGCGGAGTTCAGGTCAGGGCAATTCGAGCGCGGCGTGATCGGCGGGATCGAGGCGGTGTCTCAGGAGCTGGCAAAGCACTTTCCGGCAAGCGGCCCGCATGCGAACGAGTTGCCGGATGCGCCGGTGGTGATGTAG
- a CDS encoding YgcG family protein, whose translation MTASVWWRVAITVALLFTLALPASADVAIPQLTGRVVDQTGTLSSGDIAALSQKLQDFETRKGSQLVVLIVPTTDPETIEQFAIRVAEAWKIGRKKIDDGAILVVAKNDRHLRIEVGYGLEGALTDVTSRRIIDEAITPKFRSGDFAGGITAGVDRMIRVIDGEPLPTPSRSVNFGDWNDIEPLFFFLLFGPLVIGGILRSMFGRLFGSGITGAIVGVIAWFVIGSAVIGLGVGLLGAVLTFIADLFGAGSGTGSSRRGSWSSGSSSGGWSSGSSSSGGFSGGGGSFGGGGASGSW comes from the coding sequence ATGACAGCGAGTGTGTGGTGGCGTGTTGCCATCACGGTCGCGCTCCTGTTCACCCTTGCGCTTCCCGCCTCAGCCGATGTCGCCATACCTCAGCTCACCGGCCGCGTGGTCGATCAGACCGGCACGCTCTCCAGCGGCGACATCGCCGCGCTATCGCAAAAGCTGCAGGACTTCGAGACCCGCAAAGGCAGCCAGCTCGTCGTCCTGATCGTGCCGACGACGGATCCGGAGACCATTGAGCAGTTCGCGATCCGCGTTGCTGAGGCCTGGAAGATCGGACGCAAGAAGATCGATGACGGCGCCATTCTCGTGGTGGCCAAGAACGACCGGCACCTCCGCATTGAGGTCGGTTACGGCCTCGAGGGCGCGCTCACCGACGTCACGTCGCGGCGCATCATCGACGAAGCCATCACGCCGAAATTCAGGAGTGGCGATTTCGCCGGCGGTATCACGGCGGGCGTCGATCGCATGATCCGCGTCATCGATGGCGAGCCGCTGCCGACGCCCTCGCGGAGCGTGAATTTCGGCGATTGGAACGACATCGAGCCGCTTTTTTTCTTTCTGCTGTTCGGCCCGCTGGTCATCGGCGGCATCCTGCGCTCCATGTTCGGGCGGCTGTTCGGTTCGGGGATAACCGGAGCGATCGTTGGTGTCATCGCCTGGTTCGTGATCGGCTCTGCGGTCATTGGACTGGGTGTCGGTTTGCTCGGCGCTGTCCTGACGTTTATTGCCGATCTGTTTGGGGCGGGATCGGGCACGGGATCCTCGCGTCGCGGCTCGTGGTCGAGCGGCTCGTCATCCGGCGGCTGGAGCAGCGGGTCGTCGTCGAGCGGCGGCTTCAGCGGCGGTGGCGGCAGCTTTGGCGGCGGCGGTGCTTCGGGGAGCTGGTAG
- a CDS encoding LemA family protein, which yields MRKILTVLAALASLSLTNCGYNAIQSEDEQIKANWSEVVNQYQRRADLVPNLVNSVKGFAQQEKDVLLGVTNARAKVGSIQATPEVLNDPAAFQKFQAAQGELSGALSRLLVVTENYPQLKSDALFKDLMSQLEGTENRITVARNRYIKAVQDYNVTIRSFPSNVTAMMFGYKEKPNFSVANEKEISTAPKVDFNPAPSK from the coding sequence ATGCGCAAGATCCTGACCGTGCTGGCGGCGCTGGCCTCGTTGAGCCTCACCAATTGCGGCTATAACGCGATCCAGAGCGAGGACGAGCAGATCAAGGCCAACTGGTCCGAGGTCGTGAACCAGTATCAGCGCCGCGCCGATCTCGTGCCCAACCTCGTCAACTCGGTGAAGGGTTTTGCGCAGCAGGAGAAGGATGTGCTGCTCGGCGTCACCAATGCCCGCGCCAAGGTCGGCAGCATCCAGGCGACGCCCGAGGTGCTGAACGATCCCGCCGCATTCCAGAAATTCCAGGCGGCGCAGGGCGAGCTCTCCGGCGCGCTGTCCCGGCTGCTCGTGGTCACCGAGAACTACCCGCAGCTCAAGTCGGATGCGCTGTTCAAGGATCTGATGTCGCAGCTCGAGGGCACCGAGAACCGCATCACGGTGGCGCGCAACCGCTACATCAAGGCGGTGCAGGACTACAACGTCACCATCCGTTCGTTCCCGAGCAACGTCACTGCCATGATGTTCGGCTACAAGGAGAAGCCGAACTTCTCGGTCGCAAACGAGAAGGAAATCTCGACCGCACCGAAGGTCGATTTCAATCCGGCGCCATCGAAGTAA
- a CDS encoding enoyl-CoA hydratase has protein sequence MSSFETILVERPEPAIVRVVMNRPDARNAQNLQMTYDLNAAFDQAVQDDAVKVIILAGNGPHFSSGHDLRPGSKNEAGVDFPPIGNWGGFAEANAHGRYAREQEIYLQITRRWRNLAKPTIAEVHGKCIAGGLMLAWACDLIIASDDAQFCDPVVTMGVCGVEWFVHPWELGPRKAKEFLFTADSWSAQEAHRLGMVNRVVPRAELSSAVLALARKIASKPSFALKLTKEAVNRSVDVMGQPAAIDQAFALHQLCHAHNLQEFGMVVDPSGLHPSVRKPPAAAE, from the coding sequence ATGAGCTCGTTCGAGACCATCCTCGTGGAGAGGCCGGAGCCGGCGATTGTCCGGGTCGTGATGAACCGGCCCGACGCGCGCAACGCGCAGAACCTGCAAATGACCTACGATCTCAACGCCGCCTTCGATCAGGCGGTGCAGGACGACGCGGTTAAGGTGATCATTCTCGCCGGCAATGGTCCGCACTTCTCCTCAGGCCATGACCTGCGACCCGGCAGCAAGAATGAAGCGGGCGTGGATTTTCCGCCGATCGGAAATTGGGGCGGCTTCGCCGAAGCAAACGCTCATGGCCGCTACGCGCGCGAGCAGGAGATCTATCTCCAGATCACGCGGCGCTGGCGCAACCTCGCCAAGCCGACCATTGCAGAGGTGCACGGCAAGTGCATCGCCGGCGGCCTGATGCTGGCCTGGGCCTGCGATCTCATCATCGCCAGCGACGATGCGCAGTTCTGCGATCCCGTGGTCACCATGGGTGTCTGCGGCGTCGAATGGTTCGTGCATCCCTGGGAGCTCGGCCCGCGCAAGGCCAAGGAATTTCTGTTCACGGCCGATAGCTGGAGCGCGCAGGAGGCGCACCGACTCGGGATGGTCAACCGGGTCGTGCCGCGCGCAGAGCTGTCATCCGCCGTGCTGGCGCTGGCGCGCAAAATCGCGTCAAAACCGTCCTTTGCGCTGAAGCTGACCAAGGAGGCGGTGAATCGTTCGGTTGACGTGATGGGCCAACCGGCCGCAATCGACCAGGCCTTTGCGCTGCATCAGCTCTGTCACGCGCATAATCTTCAGGAATTCGGCATGGTAGTCGATCCATCCGGCCTGCACCCCTCCGTGCGCAAGCCGCCGGCGGCCGCGGAGTAG